The Cervus canadensis isolate Bull #8, Minnesota chromosome 29, ASM1932006v1, whole genome shotgun sequence genome includes a window with the following:
- the TSSC4 gene encoding protein TSSC4: MAEAGDSQHFLDSEVDVLPPDTVSLSDSDSDLSLPDGAGVDALSPGGLPGEASGDSGPDEPPSPPRGLPTEAVQPFHLRGTSSTFSQRSHSIFDGLEGAARRAVPAVAPASPGDRGSFRQLLTPSSQPAAGGPSRAAGSPAPPRAPPVPDYVTHPERWTRYSLEEVAEASEQSNRAAALAFLGPQNLAAPGDYVPSFNQDPSSCGEGRLVFTKPARASEARPDRRRVPRKAGEPGRSDPGVPGAAGGEGPVELAHLARPGSPEAEEWSGPRGGLQEVGTPAGVAHTRSGSSTPLVETVGFHGSRKRSRDHFRGKGPLPEQGHSPEAPGAEV, from the coding sequence ATGGCAGAGGCAGGGGACAGCCAACACTTCCTTGACTCGGAGGTCGACGTCCTGCCTCCCGACACTGTCTCCCTCAGCGACTCGGACTCAGACCTCAGTCTGCCGGATGGTGCTGGGGTGGATGCCCTGTCCCCGGGGGGGCTGCCTGGGGAGGCTTCCGGGGATTCGGGCCCCGATGAGCCCCCCTCGCCCCCCAGGGGCCTCCCCACAGAGGCGGTGCAGCCCTTCCACCTGAGAGGCACGAGCTCCACCTTCTCCCAGCGCAGCCACAGCATCTTCGATGGCCTGGAGGGGGCCGCCAGGCGGGCTGTGCCCGCTGTGGCTCCAGCCAGTCCGGGGGACAGGGGGAGCTTCCGGCAGCTGCTGACACCCTCCAGCCAGCCTGCAGCGGGTGGCCCAAGTAGGGCCGCTGGAAGCCCTGCTCCCCCAAGGGCGCCCCCCGTCCCTGACTACGTGACCCACCCTGAGCGCTGGACCAGGTACAGCCTGGAAGAGGTGGCCGAGGCCAGCGAGCAGAGCAACCGGGCCGCCGCCCTGGCCTTCCTGGGCCCGCAGAACCTGGCCGCCCCCGGCGACTACGTGCCCTCCTTCAATCAGGACCCCTCCAGCTGCGGGGAGGGCCGGCTTGTCTTCACCAAGCCTGCCCGAGCCAGCGAGGCTCGGCCCGACAGGAGGCGGGTCCCGAGGAAGGCGGGGGAGCCGGGCAGGAGCGACCCTGGGGTTCCAGGAGCGGCAGGGGGTGAGGGCCCCGTGGAGCTGGCCCACCTGGCCAGGCCCGGGAGCCCCGAAGCCGAGGAGTGGAGCGGACCCCGAGGGGGCCTGCAGGAGGTGGGTACACCTGCGGGCGTGGCCCACACCAGGTCTGGGTCCAGCACCCCGCTGGTGGAGACAGTGGGTTTCCACGGCAGCAGGAAGCGGAGCAGGGACCACTTCCGGGGCAAGGGACCACTTCCGGAGCAAGGGCACAGCCCCGAGGCCCCCGGTGCGGAGGTGTGA